Proteins from one Chroococcidiopsis sp. CCMEE 29 genomic window:
- a CDS encoding bifunctional 4-hydroxy-2-oxoglutarate aldolase/2-dehydro-3-deoxy-phosphogluconate aldolase: MFNHSWLKLLQQTSAIAVIRAPKIDQGYQMAKAVASGGMQLIEITWNSDCPEQLISQLRSELPACTIGTGTLLTLDQMEQAIAAGAQFLFTPHVDPVMIQAAIHKGLPIIPGALSPTEIVTAWLAGASCVKVFPVQAMGGASYIKSLQAPLGHIPLIPTGGVTLENAKEFLAAGALAVGLSGQLFPQQLVTSGNWEAIAQLAQTFMQQLKTLH; encoded by the coding sequence ATGTTTAACCATTCTTGGTTAAAGCTATTACAGCAAACCAGTGCGATCGCAGTGATCCGCGCCCCCAAAATTGACCAAGGTTATCAAATGGCAAAGGCTGTAGCATCTGGGGGAATGCAGCTGATTGAAATTACTTGGAATAGCGATTGCCCAGAACAGCTAATTAGTCAACTGCGCTCCGAATTACCCGCTTGTACCATTGGCACTGGCACACTGTTAACTCTAGACCAGATGGAACAAGCGATCGCAGCTGGAGCACAATTTCTCTTCACCCCACACGTTGATCCAGTCATGATTCAAGCAGCAATTCACAAAGGTCTACCCATCATCCCAGGGGCACTTTCTCCCACCGAAATTGTTACAGCATGGTTGGCAGGAGCTAGCTGTGTCAAGGTGTTTCCAGTACAAGCAATGGGAGGCGCTAGTTATATCAAAAGTTTGCAAGCACCGCTGGGTCATATTCCATTAATTCCCACTGGAGGCGTCACTCTGGAAAATGCCAAGGAATTTTTGGCGGCTGGAGCGCTCGCAGTTGGTCTTTCTGGACAATTATTTCCTCAACAGCTAGTAACATCTGGAAAT
- a CDS encoding DUF2382 domain-containing protein: MPLYKLTEFDPNYQETFGGEDVKAMDLYTEGEQKVGTVADVLVDPEGRFRYLVIDTSLETVGKRILLPIGLARIDYNAGRIYVDGISQAQVGQLPEYNDRMTVDYDYEEQVRGVYRPLISAPGYTSTQASATYDRDTYTYQQEPSLYDLNEQNHQTFKLYEERLIANKNRVKTGEVAIGKHVETETARVSVPIEKERVVIERVTPTDSGTTVAPSEINFQEGEVARIEVYEETPNIHKEAFVREEVRVKKVVEQETVEAEETVRREELDIDTQGRPVMNELDQSGNDQI; this comes from the coding sequence ATGCCTCTTTACAAACTCACAGAATTTGACCCTAACTACCAAGAAACCTTTGGGGGCGAAGATGTTAAGGCAATGGATCTCTATACCGAAGGAGAGCAGAAGGTTGGCACAGTTGCCGATGTTCTGGTCGATCCTGAAGGTCGTTTCCGTTACCTAGTCATTGATACAAGCTTGGAGACTGTCGGCAAAAGAATATTGCTACCTATTGGTCTTGCTCGCATTGATTATAATGCGGGACGTATTTATGTAGACGGTATAAGCCAAGCGCAAGTAGGACAGCTACCTGAGTACAATGACCGCATGACGGTTGATTACGATTATGAAGAGCAGGTGCGCGGAGTTTATCGCCCACTCATTTCTGCCCCAGGCTATACCTCTACTCAGGCTAGTGCTACTTATGACCGCGATACTTACACTTACCAGCAAGAGCCGTCTCTATATGATTTAAATGAGCAGAATCATCAAACCTTCAAACTGTATGAAGAACGGCTGATCGCGAACAAAAATCGTGTCAAGACAGGTGAAGTCGCCATTGGCAAGCATGTTGAAACTGAAACGGCGCGGGTTTCAGTGCCGATTGAAAAAGAGCGAGTCGTGATTGAGCGAGTCACTCCTACAGATAGTGGAACTACAGTTGCCCCCAGCGAGATTAACTTCCAGGAAGGGGAAGTAGCACGCATAGAGGTTTACGAAGAAACGCCTAACATTCACAAGGAAGCTTTTGTGCGTGAGGAAGTTAGAGTCAAAAAAGTAGTAGAGCAGGAAACCGTTGAGGCAGAAGAAACGGTACGTCGAGAAGAGTTAGACATTGATACTCAGGGACGTCCAGTTATGAATGAACTGGATCAAAGTGGCAATGACCAAATTTAA
- a CDS encoding DUF2382 domain-containing protein, with protein MGVVTTSKGDRMVLHKLEEFYPNYREELFDGEDIKGLDVYARRTGEKIGSIATVLVDRQGRFRYFIINTGFWIFGKKFLLPVDYCQVSVQARRIYATGILNKKQVEVLPEYNSRTRINRSYEERLTEAYHKSAIQYAYKSAVPVEASVPLETSASLDRAYTPSRSGGILTSAMNYAGRDRHTYNYQQGVSVDDLNGRAPTTTKLYEERLVANKRRRQTGEVVVSKQVQTEKARVSLPLKKERVVIERTNPTTSRNIASLSNFEFREGELARMKVYEETPDIHKEAFVREEVKIKKEVKRDTVQAEETVRREMLDIDSEGHQVVDRRIDRR; from the coding sequence TTGGGTGTTGTTACTACTTCAAAGGGCGATCGCATGGTTCTCCACAAACTTGAGGAGTTTTATCCAAATTATCGGGAAGAACTTTTTGATGGCGAAGATATTAAGGGGCTTGATGTTTACGCTAGGAGGACAGGCGAGAAGATTGGCAGCATTGCTACTGTGTTAGTAGATCGGCAAGGGCGCTTTCGCTATTTCATTATTAATACTGGTTTTTGGATTTTCGGCAAAAAATTTCTGCTACCAGTTGATTATTGCCAAGTTAGCGTACAAGCACGACGCATATACGCCACAGGCATTCTGAACAAAAAGCAAGTGGAAGTGCTGCCAGAGTACAACAGCAGGACTAGAATCAATCGCTCTTATGAAGAGCGACTAACAGAGGCTTATCATAAATCTGCTATCCAGTATGCATATAAATCAGCCGTGCCTGTAGAAGCGTCTGTACCCCTGGAAACATCAGCATCTCTGGATAGAGCCTATACCCCCTCTCGTTCAGGGGGTATTTTGACTTCTGCAATGAACTACGCTGGTCGCGATCGCCATACCTACAACTACCAACAAGGTGTATCTGTGGATGACTTGAATGGTCGTGCTCCCACAACCACGAAATTGTATGAAGAACGGTTAGTCGCTAATAAACGCCGCCGTCAAACAGGGGAAGTAGTGGTTAGCAAGCAAGTTCAAACAGAAAAGGCACGGGTTTCGTTACCGCTAAAAAAGGAACGAGTAGTTATTGAGCGTACTAATCCAACAACCTCTAGAAATATAGCCTCTCTTAGTAATTTTGAGTTCCGTGAAGGGGAATTAGCACGCATGAAAGTTTATGAAGAAACTCCTGATATTCACAAGGAAGCCTTTGTGCGTGAAGAAGTCAAAATTAAGAAAGAAGTAAAGCGAGATACAGTTCAAGCGGAAGAAACGGTGCGTCGAGAAATGTTAGACATCGATAGTGAAGGTCATCAGGTTGTTGATAGAAGAATTGATCGGCGCTAA
- a CDS encoding DUF2382 domain-containing protein yields the protein MALYKIEEFAPDYRDSFDGKDIKGHGVYTEGDEKVGTVSDILVDEEGRLRYFVVDLGFWIFGKKVLLPVGRSQIDYQADRVYAVGLSRQQAEDLPEFNENMTVDYDYEERVRGVYRTPAAGATGTRATELPVERATPLEASAPLDNAYAASGTGAYSRDTYNYQQEPALYGLNEQNHQNLRLYEERLVANKRRVKTGEVAIGKHVETETQRISVPVEKERVVVERTTPTDAGRPVAPGEATFREGEVAHMEIYEETADVRKEAVVREEVNIRKEVDRETVQAEETIRREELDIDAEGRVIDDKTDRTRRDRSI from the coding sequence ATGGCTCTTTACAAAATAGAAGAATTTGCTCCAGATTATCGTGATAGTTTTGATGGTAAAGACATCAAAGGTCATGGTGTTTATACAGAAGGTGATGAAAAGGTTGGTACAGTCAGCGATATTCTAGTAGATGAAGAGGGTCGTCTTCGCTACTTTGTCGTCGACTTAGGCTTCTGGATTTTTGGTAAGAAAGTGTTGCTGCCGGTTGGTCGTTCTCAGATCGACTATCAAGCTGATCGAGTCTATGCCGTGGGTTTGAGCAGACAGCAAGCAGAAGACTTGCCTGAGTTCAATGAAAACATGACGGTTGATTATGACTACGAAGAGCGGGTAAGAGGCGTTTATCGTACTCCTGCTGCTGGAGCAACTGGTACTCGGGCTACAGAACTACCTGTAGAGAGAGCAACACCTTTAGAGGCATCAGCACCTCTGGATAATGCATACGCAGCTTCTGGAACAGGCGCTTACAGCCGCGATACCTATAACTATCAGCAAGAACCGGCACTGTATGGGCTAAATGAGCAGAACCATCAAAATCTGAGACTGTACGAAGAACGGCTAGTTGCTAACAAACGCCGTGTTAAGACAGGGGAAGTTGCAATTGGCAAGCACGTTGAAACAGAAACTCAGCGAATTTCTGTGCCAGTTGAAAAAGAGCGGGTTGTGGTTGAGCGCACTACGCCAACAGATGCTGGAAGACCGGTTGCTCCTGGGGAAGCTACTTTCCGCGAAGGAGAAGTAGCACACATGGAGATCTATGAGGAAACTGCTGACGTTCGCAAAGAAGCTGTTGTGCGTGAAGAAGTAAATATCCGCAAAGAAGTAGACCGCGAAACAGTTCAAGCTGAAGAAACAATTCGTCGAGAAGAGTTAGATATCGATGCTGAGGGTCGTGTAATTGACGATAAAACTGATAGGACGCGTAGAGATCGGAGTATTTAA
- a CDS encoding DUF2382 domain-containing protein, producing the protein MSNSVNNNTRIDALVEKLRQKLNNFVVIDPQGEQIGEVKDLILDANRQLNLVVSQVTTDTYSRLFLLVSKLIQKIDPPNQAVLVNINKSDIQNLPEHVTPLTPSIALSEASTNQQMSAYEVAADMTSDSDRNDAFNVNTQLGVTAAQLVESAESKVDVDDNITLNPIENEKVLGEEIIRLLGERLIVDRSKRKVGEVIVRKEIETRMVEVPVRYEKLIVEQVSPEHQQLAEIDLGQGEIPGLELSEAVVTEAKATRLDGKLTVSTELNSPKIASLLLNAIALERNHGCKQVRIEIVVENEERQKTYQEWFDRCSVTN; encoded by the coding sequence ATGAGTAATTCTGTAAACAACAATACTCGTATCGATGCCTTGGTTGAAAAACTGAGGCAAAAGCTAAATAATTTTGTAGTAATTGACCCTCAAGGTGAGCAAATAGGTGAAGTAAAGGACTTAATTCTGGATGCTAATCGTCAGCTTAATTTAGTTGTATCGCAAGTTACAACTGATACGTATTCTCGTTTGTTTCTATTAGTTAGCAAGCTGATCCAGAAGATTGACCCGCCTAATCAAGCCGTTTTAGTAAATATCAATAAATCAGATATTCAGAATTTACCTGAACATGTAACGCCGCTTACACCAAGTATCGCCCTTTCAGAAGCGTCGACCAATCAACAAATGTCTGCTTATGAGGTAGCAGCAGATATGACATCAGATAGCGATCGCAACGATGCCTTTAATGTAAATACACAACTAGGTGTTACAGCAGCGCAGTTGGTTGAATCAGCAGAGAGCAAAGTAGACGTGGATGACAATATTACGCTAAATCCGATTGAAAATGAAAAAGTCTTGGGCGAAGAAATCATTCGTTTGTTAGGAGAACGATTGATTGTTGATCGTAGCAAGCGAAAGGTTGGTGAAGTAATTGTACGCAAAGAGATCGAAACCCGGATGGTAGAAGTTCCAGTCCGGTATGAGAAATTAATTGTTGAACAGGTTAGTCCAGAACATCAGCAACTCGCAGAAATTGACTTAGGGCAAGGAGAAATTCCGGGACTTGAACTGTCTGAGGCGGTGGTTACAGAGGCTAAGGCTACCCGTTTAGATGGGAAGTTGACTGTGAGTACTGAATTAAATTCGCCTAAAATTGCCAGTTTGCTATTAAATGCGATCGCGCTTGAGCGTAATCATGGATGTAAGCAGGTGCGCATAGAAATCGTGGTTGAAAACGAGGAACGTCAGAAAACTTACCAAGAATGGTTTGATCGCTGCTCTGTCACCAACTAG
- the ftsH3 gene encoding ATP-dependent zinc metalloprotease FtsH3, which produces MNKRWRNAGLYALLAIVVIALGTAFFDRQPQSRETWRYSDFIQAVEKGRVAQVRLSADRSRALVKPQDGSQVVVNLPNDPELINILSQNNVDISVLPQTDDGFWFRALSSLFVPVLLLVGLFFLLRRAQSGPGSQAMNFGKSKARVQMEPQTQVTFGDVAGIDQAKLELNEVVDFLKNADRFTAVGAKIPKGVLLVGPPGTGKTLLARAVAGEAGVPFFSISGSEFVEMFVGVGASRVRDLFEQAKSNAPCIVFIDEIDAVGRQRGAGLGGGNDEREQTLNQLLTEMDGFEGNTGIIIIAATNRPDVLDAALLRPGRFDRQVVVDRPDYAGRLEILKVHARGKTLAKDVDLDKIARRTPGFTGADLSNLLNEAAILAARRNLTEISMDEVNDAIDRVLAGPEKKDRVMSEKRKTLVAYHEAGHALVGALMPDYDPVQKISIIPRGRAGGLTWFTPSEDRMDTGLFSRSYLENQMAVALGGRIAEELIFGEEEVTTGASNDLQQVARVARQMVTRFGMSDRLGPVALGRQQGNMFLGRDIVAERDFSEETASVIDDEVSQLVEIAYRRAKEVLLNNRPILDQLAQMLVEKETVDAEELQDLLANNDVRTAALA; this is translated from the coding sequence GTGAATAAACGGTGGAGAAATGCGGGGCTGTACGCACTGCTGGCGATTGTTGTCATTGCCTTAGGAACAGCATTCTTTGACAGACAACCCCAGAGTAGAGAGACATGGCGATACAGCGATTTTATTCAAGCAGTTGAAAAAGGTAGAGTTGCACAAGTCAGGCTCAGCGCTGACCGTAGTAGGGCTCTTGTCAAGCCACAGGACGGCAGCCAAGTTGTGGTCAACTTACCCAACGACCCTGAGCTAATCAATATTTTGAGTCAAAACAATGTCGATATTTCTGTTTTGCCTCAAACCGATGATGGTTTTTGGTTTAGGGCATTGAGCAGTTTATTTGTCCCAGTCCTGCTCCTGGTTGGCTTGTTCTTCTTATTGCGACGCGCTCAGAGTGGTCCAGGCAGCCAAGCAATGAACTTTGGTAAGTCCAAAGCCAGAGTCCAAATGGAGCCACAAACGCAGGTAACGTTTGGTGATGTCGCTGGCATTGACCAGGCAAAACTGGAATTGAACGAAGTCGTAGACTTTCTGAAGAACGCCGATCGCTTTACCGCAGTAGGTGCCAAAATTCCCAAAGGCGTGCTATTAGTTGGTCCGCCAGGAACTGGTAAAACATTGCTAGCTCGTGCCGTAGCTGGGGAAGCAGGTGTTCCCTTCTTCTCAATTTCCGGTTCTGAGTTTGTCGAAATGTTCGTCGGTGTGGGTGCATCTCGCGTCCGCGACCTATTCGAGCAAGCAAAATCAAATGCACCCTGTATCGTATTCATTGATGAAATCGATGCCGTTGGTCGTCAGCGGGGTGCTGGCTTAGGCGGGGGCAACGATGAGCGGGAGCAAACTCTCAACCAGCTGTTGACTGAGATGGACGGCTTTGAGGGCAACACTGGCATCATTATTATTGCTGCTACCAACCGTCCAGATGTACTAGATGCAGCATTACTGCGCCCTGGTCGTTTTGACCGGCAAGTTGTCGTGGATCGACCCGACTATGCCGGACGGTTAGAAATTCTCAAAGTCCATGCCCGTGGTAAAACGCTGGCAAAGGATGTGGATCTGGACAAGATTGCCCGTCGGACTCCTGGATTTACCGGTGCGGATCTATCCAATCTACTGAATGAAGCAGCAATTCTGGCAGCACGGCGGAATCTAACGGAAATCTCAATGGATGAGGTCAATGATGCGATTGACCGAGTCTTAGCGGGTCCCGAGAAGAAAGACCGGGTGATGAGCGAAAAGCGCAAAACCCTGGTTGCCTATCATGAAGCCGGTCATGCCCTAGTTGGCGCATTGATGCCTGATTATGACCCGGTGCAGAAAATCAGCATTATTCCGCGTGGTCGTGCTGGTGGTTTAACTTGGTTTACACCCAGCGAAGACCGGATGGATACAGGTCTTTTTAGCCGCTCTTATCTAGAAAATCAGATGGCAGTGGCTTTGGGTGGACGGATTGCTGAAGAGCTGATCTTTGGTGAAGAAGAAGTAACCACTGGTGCCTCGAATGACCTGCAACAAGTAGCGCGTGTGGCGCGACAGATGGTGACTCGATTTGGTATGAGCGATCGCCTTGGTCCAGTCGCTCTCGGTCGTCAGCAAGGTAATATGTTCCTTGGTCGAGATATCGTCGCTGAGCGTGATTTCTCGGAAGAGACAGCCTCTGTGATCGATGATGAAGTTAGCCAGCTTGTTGAAATAGCATACCGTCGTGCCAAAGAAGTATTGCTCAACAATCGCCCAATTCTAGATCAGCTAGCTCAAATGCTGGTTGAGAAAGAAACGGTAGATGCCGAAGAGCTACAAGATTTGTTGGCAAATAATGACGTCAGAACCGCTGCTTTAGCATAA
- a CDS encoding aminotransferase class IV, with translation MYWYNGNLIQANTLELAIDDPGLLYGATVFTTLRIYHQSLDSPLTNWERHCDRLLTTLQTFDWQQPEWNRLRQGAEALMQQFPVLRLTIFPDGREWIVGRFLPDNLTKRQHHGDAASVIAGTQFQRCLPAYKTGNYLSAWLARATAQQMSAQEAILVDESGSWLETTTGNLWGWQDGSWWTPPLTAGILPGVMRSQLINWLRSHDQQVKEEPWGREIVQGFEAIAYSNSVVEVIPIHTVIEGRGVIQLKYDPYHSSLQQLRKLFLT, from the coding sequence ATTTACTGGTATAACGGCAATCTAATTCAGGCAAACACTCTGGAACTAGCAATTGACGATCCAGGGTTATTGTATGGGGCGACGGTGTTTACAACGCTGCGGATTTATCACCAGTCGCTCGACAGTCCTTTGACAAACTGGGAAAGACACTGCGATCGCCTGCTCACGACTTTGCAAACCTTTGACTGGCAGCAGCCGGAGTGGAACCGATTGCGGCAAGGGGCAGAAGCATTGATGCAGCAATTTCCCGTGTTGAGATTGACAATTTTCCCCGATGGAAGAGAGTGGATTGTCGGGCGGTTTTTACCAGATAATTTGACAAAACGGCAGCACCATGGTGATGCAGCTAGTGTGATAGCAGGTACACAATTTCAGAGATGTTTACCTGCATATAAAACAGGCAACTACCTAAGCGCTTGGTTAGCGAGAGCTACAGCCCAACAGATGTCAGCTCAAGAGGCGATTTTGGTGGATGAAAGCGGCAGTTGGCTAGAAACCACTACAGGCAATCTTTGGGGATGGCAGGATGGTAGTTGGTGGACACCTCCCTTGACAGCGGGAATCTTACCAGGAGTCATGCGATCGCAACTGATTAACTGGCTTAGGAGTCACGATCAGCAGGTAAAAGAGGAACCTTGGGGGCGCGAGATAGTGCAAGGATTTGAAGCGATAGCCTACAGCAACAGCGTTGTAGAAGTCATTCCTATCCACACCGTTATTGAGGGGCGAGGGGTAATCCAGCTTAAGTATGACCCTTACCACTCCAGTTTGCAGCAATTAAGAAAGCTATTTCTTACTTGA
- a CDS encoding metalloregulator ArsR/SmtB family transcription factor, with protein MQTTFPATSDLIVSGFHALSDPLRISVLELLREHELCVCELCDALGVTQSKLSFHLKTLKEASLVRSRQDGRWIYYSLNLPQFVVLEQYLAEYRRFSQVLPARPCQDVS; from the coding sequence ATGCAGACTACTTTCCCTGCCACTTCAGATTTAATAGTTTCTGGTTTTCATGCACTTTCCGATCCCCTGCGAATTAGTGTCTTGGAACTCCTACGGGAGCATGAGCTTTGCGTTTGTGAGTTGTGCGATGCCTTGGGGGTTACTCAGTCTAAACTTTCATTTCACTTAAAAACCCTGAAAGAAGCCAGCTTGGTTCGCTCTCGACAGGATGGACGCTGGATTTACTACAGTCTTAATCTGCCCCAGTTTGTTGTCCTGGAGCAGTACTTAGCGGAGTACCGCCGCTTCAGCCAAGTGTTACCCGCTCGTCCCTGCCAAGACGTATCCTGA
- a CDS encoding PstS family phosphate ABC transporter substrate-binding protein has product MNATTHRLMLGTLAVTTSVTAMLSSCTQTTHQQPKLTEASNAATVSTVKIDGSSTVYPITKAVAEDFKSSKTGKNAQVTVNFSGTTGGFEKFCNGDTDISDASRPILTAEMEACNKNSIRYIELPVAFDALTIAVHPQNNWAKDITVAELKKIWEPAAQGKITRWNQVRSSWPDRPLKLYGAGNKSGTFDYFTEAVVGKVRASRNDYVASEDDNVLVEGISKDPNALGYFGFAYYEENQDKLKVLAINNGEGPVLPSRQTVEKAQYQPLSRPLFIYVNAKAAQNKPAVKEFVDFYNEKAPTLVSSVGYVPLPEEAYDLNHVHFYTGKVGTVFEGEAELSLTIGELLRKQAKF; this is encoded by the coding sequence ATGAATGCAACGACTCATAGATTGATGCTGGGAACCTTGGCTGTAACAACTAGCGTTACAGCGATGCTTAGTTCCTGCACTCAAACCACACATCAGCAGCCAAAGCTAACTGAAGCCAGTAATGCTGCTACAGTTTCAACAGTTAAAATCGATGGTTCCAGCACTGTCTACCCAATTACAAAGGCAGTGGCTGAGGACTTTAAATCCAGCAAAACGGGCAAGAACGCCCAGGTTACAGTTAACTTCTCCGGTACCACAGGTGGATTCGAAAAGTTTTGTAACGGAGACACAGATATCAGTGACGCTTCAAGACCGATCCTGACAGCAGAGATGGAAGCCTGTAACAAAAACAGCATCAGGTACATAGAGCTACCCGTTGCCTTTGATGCCCTGACTATAGCTGTCCATCCACAAAATAATTGGGCTAAAGACATCACTGTAGCGGAGTTGAAAAAGATTTGGGAACCAGCTGCCCAAGGAAAAATCACTCGTTGGAACCAAGTTCGCTCATCGTGGCCCGATCGCCCGCTTAAACTGTATGGTGCAGGCAATAAGTCTGGCACCTTTGACTACTTCACAGAAGCGGTTGTAGGTAAAGTTAGAGCCAGCCGCAACGACTATGTAGCTAGTGAGGATGATAATGTCTTAGTTGAGGGCATCAGCAAAGACCCAAACGCTTTGGGGTACTTTGGCTTCGCTTATTATGAAGAAAATCAAGATAAGTTAAAAGTGCTTGCAATTAACAACGGTGAAGGACCAGTGTTGCCTTCGCGTCAAACCGTGGAGAAAGCACAGTATCAACCCCTTTCTCGACCTCTGTTTATCTACGTCAATGCCAAGGCTGCTCAAAATAAACCAGCGGTCAAAGAGTTTGTCGATTTCTACAACGAAAAAGCACCAACATTAGTTAGCTCTGTGGGCTATGTGCCTTTACCAGAGGAAGCCTACGACCTCAATCATGTCCATTTCTACACAGGCAAAGTGGGAACAGTGTTTGAGGGGGAAGCTGAGCTAAGCCTGACGATTGGTGAGTTATTAAGGAAACAAGCGAAGTTCTAA
- the arsB gene encoding ACR3 family arsenite efflux transporter: MSSNNPQASALPVQAGSKLSFFERYLTVWVFLCIFAGIALGRLFPGIAVTLDAMSIYQVSIPIAVCLFFMMYPIMVKIDFTQAVKAVRAPKPVILTLVVNWLIKPFTMVVFAQFFLGWLFRPLLVGTELIRGSEVALANSYIAGTILLGIAPCTAMVLLWGYLSYGNQGHTLVMVAVNSLAMLFLYAPLGRWLLAANDLTVPWQTIVLSVLIYVGLPLVAGMYSRYWILKHKGRQWFERRFLKYLSPIAIAALLITLVLLFAFKGELIVNNPLHILLIAVPLFIQTNFIFLISYVAALKLKLTYEDAAPAALIGASNHFEVAIATAVMLFGLNSGAALATVVGVLIEVPVMLMLVEVCKRTAAWFPREPEKASLRDPRCVSAFK; encoded by the coding sequence ATGAGTTCAAACAATCCTCAAGCAAGTGCGTTACCCGTTCAAGCTGGGAGTAAACTAAGTTTTTTTGAAAGATACCTCACCGTTTGGGTATTTTTGTGCATCTTCGCTGGCATCGCACTAGGTCGATTGTTTCCAGGTATTGCCGTCACCCTGGATGCCATGAGCATCTATCAGGTGTCAATTCCGATCGCGGTCTGCTTGTTTTTCATGATGTACCCGATCATGGTGAAGATTGACTTCACCCAAGCCGTGAAGGCAGTCCGTGCTCCCAAACCCGTCATTCTTACCCTGGTAGTGAACTGGTTAATCAAGCCATTTACGATGGTGGTATTTGCTCAGTTTTTCTTGGGATGGCTGTTTCGTCCTTTGCTTGTGGGAACAGAGTTGATTCGGGGTAGCGAAGTAGCGCTGGCAAATTCCTACATTGCAGGCACGATTTTGCTAGGGATTGCACCTTGTACAGCAATGGTGCTGCTGTGGGGGTATCTCTCCTATGGCAATCAGGGACACACTTTGGTAATGGTGGCAGTGAACTCACTGGCGATGCTGTTTTTATATGCACCGCTGGGGAGGTGGTTATTAGCAGCGAATGATTTAACAGTGCCTTGGCAGACGATTGTGCTGTCGGTGCTGATATATGTAGGCTTGCCGTTGGTAGCAGGGATGTACAGCCGTTACTGGATTCTCAAACACAAGGGACGGCAGTGGTTTGAGCGGCGGTTTCTCAAGTATCTCAGTCCGATCGCGATCGCGGCTCTCCTAATTACTCTGGTGCTGCTATTTGCCTTCAAGGGAGAGCTAATTGTTAATAATCCGCTGCACATTTTGTTGATTGCCGTGCCGCTGTTTATTCAAACCAATTTCATTTTCCTGATTAGTTATGTAGCAGCTTTAAAACTCAAACTCACTTATGAAGATGCTGCACCCGCCGCATTAATTGGAGCGAGTAATCATTTTGAGGTAGCGATCGCGACTGCTGTAATGTTGTTTGGCTTAAATTCTGGTGCTGCACTCGCCACCGTGGTAGGCGTGTTAATCGAAGTGCCAGTGATGTTGATGCTGGTAGAGGTTTGCAAGCGCACAGCAGCTTGGTTTCCACGGGAACCAGAAAAAGCATCATTGCGAGATCCTCGTTGCGTCAGTGCTTTCAAATGA
- the arsH gene encoding arsenical resistance protein ArsH, which yields MTTWNHKPRILFLYGSLRERSYSRLLAEEAARIIEEFGAEVRFFDPRELPVYGSVPDTHPKVQEIRELSLWSEGQVWSSPEMHGNISGMMKNQIDWIPLTLGAVRPTQGRTLAVMQVSGGSQSFNAVNTLRILGRWMRMFTIPNQSSVAKAYQEFNEDGTMRDSPYRDRVVDVMEELYKFTLLLRDKVDYLTDRHSERKEKAAEEIIKVANSALELSSSKDS from the coding sequence ATGACAACCTGGAACCACAAACCGAGAATCTTGTTTTTATATGGCTCTTTGCGAGAGCGTTCCTATAGCCGTCTACTAGCAGAGGAAGCCGCTAGAATCATTGAGGAATTTGGCGCAGAAGTCCGGTTTTTTGATCCGCGTGAGTTACCCGTTTACGGCAGTGTACCGGATACCCATCCCAAGGTACAGGAAATACGGGAACTAAGTCTCTGGTCGGAAGGGCAAGTGTGGTCAAGCCCTGAGATGCATGGCAATATCAGCGGCATGATGAAAAACCAAATTGACTGGATTCCTTTAACTCTAGGAGCAGTTAGACCAACTCAAGGCAGAACCTTAGCAGTCATGCAAGTAAGCGGTGGTTCTCAGTCTTTTAATGCAGTTAATACGCTGCGGATTTTGGGACGTTGGATGCGGATGTTTACGATTCCAAATCAGTCTTCGGTTGCGAAAGCTTACCAAGAATTTAACGAAGATGGAACGATGAGGGATTCACCTTACCGCGATCGCGTTGTGGATGTAATGGAAGAACTTTACAAGTTCACCCTGCTACTGCGTGACAAAGTTGATTATCTAACAGACCGCCACAGCGAACGTAAAGAAAAAGCAGCTGAGGAGATTATCAAAGTAGCGAATAGCGCCCTTGAGCTTAGCTCTAGTAAAGATAGCTAG